In Leptospira harrisiae, one genomic interval encodes:
- a CDS encoding DUF2938 domain-containing protein, with amino-acid sequence MDFLLENYWKFVLIGSGATVVMDIWRLLLQKTVGVSSLDLGLLGRWVGHIFRGKIFHNSIGKAKVIQNETKLGWASHYAIGIFFSFLLPIIWGETWLKNPTLMPAMTVGVGTISAPWFLMQPAMGIGFAASKTPKPYQVRIRNFAIHTVYGFGLYGSALLTNILFR; translated from the coding sequence ATGGATTTTCTGTTAGAAAACTATTGGAAGTTCGTTTTGATTGGGAGTGGAGCTACTGTGGTTATGGATATTTGGCGTCTCCTTTTGCAAAAAACAGTCGGTGTAAGTTCACTTGATTTAGGGCTTTTGGGACGTTGGGTTGGTCATATATTTCGTGGAAAGATTTTCCACAATTCGATAGGAAAGGCTAAGGTGATTCAAAACGAAACAAAACTCGGCTGGGCATCGCATTATGCGATCGGAATTTTTTTTTCTTTTCTTTTACCAATCATTTGGGGAGAAACTTGGTTAAAGAATCCGACTTTAATGCCTGCAATGACTGTTGGTGTTGGAACCATTTCGGCGCCTTGGTTTTTGATGCAACCAGCAATGGGCATTGGGTTCGCTGCATCCAAAACTCCTAAGCCTTACCAAGTTAGAATTCGAAACTTTGCCATTCATACAGTGTATGGATTTGGTCTTTATGGTTCAGCTCTTCTAACGAATATTTTGTTTCGTTAA
- a CDS encoding ArsR/SmtB family transcription factor, translating into MSSLKTIPRMSEVASMLGNESRLILLQLLSNGEKSVELLSEESGIPVANTSQHLQALKKSNLVTTRRDGKRILYRWEPGPMKELFFALEKFAVFSIAEGQSATSGNTPNIINISFSEVQKKIKKGGALLIDVRSKEEYKKGHIPDALNVPYNDLFTHKFPKTKEVIVYCRGPLCLLSVNAMKLLQSREVNVFRFDGGFSSWESEEK; encoded by the coding sequence ATGAGTAGTTTGAAAACCATCCCACGTATGAGTGAAGTTGCCAGTATGCTCGGGAACGAATCACGGCTCATCTTACTACAACTTTTGTCTAATGGTGAAAAATCGGTAGAACTCTTGTCAGAAGAATCCGGTATTCCGGTTGCGAATACCTCACAACACCTTCAGGCGTTAAAAAAATCAAACCTTGTCACCACTCGCAGAGATGGAAAACGAATTTTATACCGATGGGAACCGGGCCCAATGAAGGAATTGTTTTTTGCTTTGGAAAAGTTTGCCGTATTTAGTATTGCCGAAGGCCAAAGCGCAACTAGTGGAAATACACCAAACATAATCAATATCAGCTTTTCTGAAGTTCAAAAGAAAATAAAAAAAGGAGGAGCCCTCCTCATTGATGTACGCTCTAAGGAAGAATACAAAAAAGGACATATCCCTGATGCACTCAATGTCCCATATAACGATCTTTTCACTCACAAATTCCCAAAGACCAAAGAGGTGATCGTATATTGCAGAGGACCACTTTGTTTGTTATCAGTTAACGCGATGAAACTTTTGCAATCACGTGAAGTGAATGTTTTTCGTTTTGATGGTGGATTTAGTAGTTGGGAGTCCGAGGAAAAATAA
- a CDS encoding 7TM-DISM domain-containing protein: MKRIGNIFLFLIVSTIPVNCYQKLEEKNKNNSYIDLSDTNWENSLPINLSSGWEFYWNQLLDPKVFLSNSPLNEAQVVEFRPWTNLTFSDQNFPAKGYATYRKKIKVQKSYKVSQFSIYFIHLFSSSKIYINGALMQEKGKVSSQFAEIVPDRTNSTIEFLTDQLELDIVIQIANQDFYQGGPRGEFLIASPSQIYLYKSKNLIVEVFVFGLIFGSALYHLSFYFINRKQIAFLYFSIVCITFLIRIPFLNSKLHGYFIPIQSFEFQVIWIHYVNIFTFVFSVLFLSELFKSKQYKYINNFFYVGAILALFTPFVPKTFQYYLNFLYLVVYLIMFLAFSFFLLYKHKKEAQGLYSMAIALFSLALFCILALSLNFYGIHGGLYLMIGYLFYVIFQTVSLSKFFAYAIESRANFEMALHEESVHSLSKQRAEMQLMVHDQLGANLTDLKVYLERKKTNISESVNYTFDLDHIYERVVSIIQSLRNQLLYIEDLNLIFENFVTGLHLTLLRRYSDVGREFEFLPSSDFLNYFNDKKIIGKNQSYFLNIFYMLYEVCTNDIKYGRGESVWKLDYVNGSFYINQRNLLNVPFENQKTNLELKSINQRLSQLNGKLEVQIVDENYKLKIQFPA; encoded by the coding sequence ATGAAACGTATTGGAAATATTTTTTTATTTTTGATTGTTTCGACGATTCCAGTAAATTGTTATCAAAAATTAGAGGAAAAAAATAAAAATAACTCTTATATAGATTTATCTGATACCAATTGGGAAAACTCACTTCCAATCAACTTATCATCTGGTTGGGAGTTTTATTGGAATCAGCTTTTGGATCCAAAGGTTTTCCTTTCGAATTCTCCGTTAAACGAAGCGCAAGTAGTAGAATTTCGGCCTTGGACAAATCTAACTTTTTCCGATCAGAACTTTCCTGCTAAAGGTTACGCAACCTACCGAAAAAAAATAAAGGTACAAAAGAGTTATAAAGTTAGTCAGTTCTCTATTTATTTTATACATTTATTTTCTTCTTCTAAGATTTACATCAATGGTGCACTTATGCAGGAGAAAGGAAAAGTTTCTTCGCAATTTGCCGAGATTGTGCCCGATAGAACAAATTCAACAATTGAGTTCCTAACAGATCAATTAGAATTGGATATTGTTATACAAATTGCGAATCAAGATTTTTATCAGGGTGGGCCAAGAGGTGAGTTTTTGATTGCTTCTCCTTCTCAAATATATTTGTATAAAAGTAAAAATCTAATTGTTGAAGTTTTTGTATTCGGGCTTATATTTGGGTCTGCCTTATATCATTTGTCATTTTATTTTATTAATCGTAAACAAATTGCTTTTTTATATTTTTCAATTGTTTGTATTACCTTTCTAATTCGAATTCCTTTTTTAAATAGTAAATTACACGGTTATTTTATACCAATACAGAGTTTTGAATTTCAAGTTATATGGATACATTATGTAAATATTTTTACCTTTGTATTTTCTGTTTTATTTTTGAGTGAGTTATTTAAATCGAAACAATATAAATACATAAACAATTTCTTTTATGTTGGCGCAATTCTGGCTTTGTTTACTCCTTTTGTTCCCAAAACATTTCAGTATTATCTGAATTTTCTTTATCTCGTTGTTTATTTGATAATGTTTTTGGCGTTTTCATTTTTTCTCCTGTATAAACATAAAAAAGAGGCACAAGGGTTGTATTCAATGGCAATCGCTTTATTCTCGCTTGCCTTATTTTGTATTTTAGCGTTATCACTTAACTTTTACGGGATTCATGGCGGTTTATATTTAATGATTGGTTATTTGTTTTATGTAATTTTTCAAACGGTTTCATTGAGCAAATTTTTCGCCTATGCGATTGAATCTAGAGCAAACTTTGAAATGGCTCTACATGAAGAATCAGTGCATTCGTTGTCAAAACAGAGGGCTGAAATGCAATTGATGGTTCATGACCAATTGGGGGCAAACTTAACTGATTTAAAAGTGTATTTAGAAAGAAAAAAGACAAACATTAGTGAATCAGTAAATTACACTTTTGATCTGGATCATATTTATGAGAGAGTAGTCTCAATCATCCAATCACTGCGTAATCAACTACTTTATATTGAAGACCTAAATTTAATTTTTGAAAACTTTGTCACTGGCTTACACTTAACATTGTTAAGAAGGTATTCTGATGTTGGAAGAGAGTTTGAATTTTTACCTTCTAGTGATTTTTTGAATTATTTCAACGATAAAAAAATTATTGGTAAAAACCAAAGTTATTTTTTGAATATATTTTATATGCTTTATGAAGTTTGTACGAACGATATTAAATATGGTAGAGGAGAATCTGTTTGGAAGTTAGATTATGTGAACGGTTCTTTTTATATCAATCAAAGAAATTTGTTGAACGTACCTTTTGAGAATCAAAAGACTAACCTTGAACTAAAAAGCATCAACCAGCGATTGTCGCAATTAAATGGAAAATTAGAGGTGCAAATCGTAGATGAAAATTATAAGTTAAAAATACAATTTCCTGCTTGA
- a CDS encoding response regulator transcription factor: MSHKNERITDSNAVKIGILENDDFFLEELKNRISDLDNVSEVLSWNTGEMLLRDPQHKNIDILFLDIMLPGINGIEVVKILSEKNENIKVIMLTNMNSDEMIFNSIKNGALGYLLKSELGQIKNIVDVLLGGGAYITPTIALRVFSSFRRPIDKPKVYLTDREKQILELLIKGKTIPLVSKFLDLSEHTVQGYVKSIYRKLQVHNRSELALKVQEYSIL; this comes from the coding sequence ATGTCGCATAAAAACGAAAGAATAACTGATTCAAATGCGGTTAAAATCGGAATTTTGGAAAATGACGATTTCTTTTTGGAAGAATTAAAAAATCGTATTTCTGACTTGGACAATGTATCGGAGGTTCTCTCTTGGAATACTGGAGAGATGCTTCTACGCGATCCTCAACATAAAAATATCGATATTTTATTTTTGGATATCATGTTGCCAGGCATTAACGGAATTGAAGTGGTTAAAATTCTCTCAGAAAAAAATGAAAACATAAAAGTAATTATGTTAACTAATATGAATTCCGATGAGATGATTTTTAATTCGATTAAAAATGGAGCACTTGGTTACCTTTTAAAATCGGAATTAGGGCAAATAAAAAACATTGTTGATGTTTTGTTAGGTGGTGGTGCTTATATCACGCCGACAATTGCGCTACGGGTGTTTTCAAGCTTTAGGCGTCCTATTGATAAACCAAAGGTTTATTTAACGGATCGGGAGAAACAAATTCTTGAATTATTAATCAAAGGGAAAACAATTCCTTTGGTATCAAAATTTTTAGACTTAAGTGAGCATACAGTGCAGGGCTATGTAAAATCTATTTATCGAAAATTACAGGTTCATAATCGATCAGAATTAGCACTTAAAGTGCAAGAATATTCTATTTTATAA
- a CDS encoding adenylate/guanylate cyclase domain-containing protein, translated as MIPIPELSTNPTTIEYFWYNLPWAIPNFFTTFVGLTLTSLGILALKRSENRKLLFSFICFSFSFASLGFVLSLRTLIQDQPTLLFWNRIGYFGVILLSPSAAYLTYYLTNQSYRYLIISGFSAMFTLAFGYYGLFTHYDFTGGWFIYSFGKYPIAELPLKIWGVVLVINYLFIYTPISFHYWIKNQVDYESKKFLFLGLHICSFLLITNLLSLVGYPVFPLSSFAFLPLSILGYGIFRSDFLNLNDLLFKQRGLFYFLSGFITTILILIAYLVSFYLHPNDQLTAYNRPYFLIPLFSSVVVFALAIYIAGSNPDIKLNMLASISFFLAGAFTIVMVIFKFDLPLIVHRRLEQIFYTLFVFTPGIHLRFCYALFGKKSPKLIRLMDFGSLLLAFILWTPYFFGGFYEYSFGRMSAANIGLNAFGFFGMVGMTFFLKEWIQIWKETHNKMANLIVLSLFFGDFLIFLNLPATMGIPLYPIGELQFIPALLISIFIIKLGAIPTSGQATLIGNRVSLMILFFVPVSMSFYVLNLMDVFSLSVSVYHALFVASPIALAFYLVSFVFLRSTAVKLDQTMLALAKEKVKADNALIQSEEAKREIEAINHLTNLINSESELPKIISAIAKYVNQKYGILGAWLFLLDDNQEAIKSVHAEAFFDASDEQRAFVYNLRIPMNESGGIAYLVWNRKKSMLLRQIKRFEFEIDERISEGVKATSFLHVPLVLKNETIGLIMFSNFLERLDLTKSQARSIEHLCAQVAGVIQRVHLLRQTEKQKKDLLALNGFVKDINEKMDIHLIMKKIHNYVKNNFGIMYYSLLVADGEKNYLRFMEMEVPEYVTEFQKKRIYEMRLPLKGAAGGHQMALRKKKPIYIPNDLEKLERLLTEEDKWVVDVCKITSFLFIPMILNGEVVGLLDLSNSDKSMDLTDEDISKLSILGEQLAGIIYGSALFQELEISRNIAEEERRKNEKLLLNILPVDIAEELKEKGATEPVLYENVSVMFTDFKGFTQIAEVLSPQELIRDLDACFVQFDKITERYKLEKLKTIGDSYMCAGGIPKRNQTHAIDSVLAALEIQAFMNLMKQIKADQGLPFWELRLGIHSGPLVAGVIGEKKFAYDVWGDTVNTASRMESSGTPGKINVSGETYDMIKDVFECEYRGKVNAKNKGEVEMFYVLGLKTEFSLSEDKRTPNENFWKYYETLAGMREHVA; from the coding sequence ATGATTCCTATCCCTGAACTTTCGACAAATCCCACTACAATCGAATATTTTTGGTACAACCTTCCTTGGGCGATACCAAACTTTTTTACTACGTTTGTCGGATTGACACTGACATCACTGGGAATACTTGCCCTGAAAAGGTCAGAGAATCGTAAACTTCTGTTTAGTTTTATTTGTTTCTCCTTTTCTTTTGCTTCACTTGGTTTTGTTTTATCATTACGTACGTTAATTCAAGACCAACCGACATTGTTGTTTTGGAATCGTATCGGCTACTTTGGAGTTATCTTATTATCTCCATCGGCTGCTTATTTAACTTATTATCTAACGAACCAATCTTATCGATATTTAATCATCTCTGGTTTTTCCGCAATGTTTACTCTGGCGTTTGGGTATTATGGGCTTTTCACTCACTATGATTTTACAGGCGGTTGGTTTATTTATTCTTTTGGCAAATATCCAATTGCGGAACTTCCTCTTAAAATTTGGGGAGTCGTTTTAGTCATTAATTACCTATTTATCTACACTCCTATCTCGTTTCATTATTGGATAAAGAACCAAGTAGATTATGAATCAAAAAAGTTTTTATTCTTGGGTCTTCATATATGTAGTTTTCTTTTGATTACCAATTTGTTAAGTCTGGTTGGATATCCAGTATTTCCACTGAGCAGTTTTGCATTTCTTCCGTTATCGATCCTCGGATATGGAATTTTTCGATCAGATTTTTTAAATCTAAATGATTTGTTATTCAAACAAAGGGGATTGTTCTACTTTTTATCGGGTTTTATTACTACGATTTTAATCCTGATTGCTTATTTAGTTTCTTTTTATCTTCATCCAAATGATCAGTTAACAGCGTACAATCGACCTTATTTTTTAATTCCACTTTTCTCCAGCGTTGTGGTATTTGCTTTGGCCATTTATATTGCAGGAAGTAACCCTGATATTAAATTAAACATGTTAGCATCCATATCATTCTTTTTAGCAGGTGCTTTTACCATCGTGATGGTAATTTTTAAATTTGATTTACCTTTAATCGTGCATAGGCGGCTAGAACAAATTTTCTATACATTATTTGTATTTACCCCAGGAATTCATTTGCGTTTCTGTTATGCGTTATTCGGTAAAAAATCTCCGAAACTAATAAGGCTAATGGATTTTGGATCTCTGCTTTTGGCATTTATCCTTTGGACTCCTTATTTTTTTGGAGGATTCTATGAATACTCCTTCGGCCGGATGTCTGCAGCTAACATTGGCCTCAATGCATTTGGTTTTTTTGGTATGGTAGGGATGACATTTTTTTTAAAAGAATGGATTCAAATATGGAAAGAGACCCACAATAAAATGGCAAATCTTATTGTGCTTTCTTTATTTTTTGGTGACTTCCTTATTTTCCTCAATTTGCCAGCTACCATGGGAATTCCATTGTATCCAATTGGTGAATTACAATTCATCCCAGCACTTCTGATTTCCATTTTTATCATCAAACTGGGTGCCATTCCTACTTCGGGACAAGCTACTTTGATTGGAAATCGAGTTTCATTAATGATTCTATTTTTTGTCCCAGTTTCGATGTCCTTTTATGTTTTAAATTTAATGGATGTTTTTTCGCTAAGTGTTTCAGTTTATCACGCGTTATTTGTTGCATCCCCGATTGCTCTTGCTTTTTATCTTGTATCGTTTGTATTTTTACGGTCTACAGCGGTAAAGTTAGACCAAACGATGCTTGCATTGGCAAAAGAAAAAGTGAAAGCAGACAATGCTCTTATCCAATCAGAAGAAGCCAAAAGAGAAATTGAAGCCATCAATCATTTGACTAATTTAATCAATTCCGAATCTGAATTGCCAAAAATCATCAGTGCCATTGCAAAGTACGTGAATCAAAAATATGGGATTTTGGGTGCTTGGTTATTTTTATTAGATGATAACCAAGAAGCAATCAAGAGTGTACACGCTGAAGCGTTTTTTGATGCCTCTGATGAACAAAGAGCTTTTGTATATAATTTACGGATTCCAATGAATGAATCAGGTGGGATCGCTTATTTAGTATGGAACCGAAAAAAAAGTATGTTACTGCGTCAAATCAAAAGATTCGAATTTGAAATTGATGAACGAATTAGTGAAGGAGTTAAAGCCACTTCCTTTTTGCATGTCCCTTTGGTCTTAAAAAATGAAACCATCGGACTTATTATGTTCTCTAATTTTTTAGAACGCCTGGATTTAACAAAGTCACAAGCAAGATCTATTGAACATCTTTGCGCACAAGTTGCAGGTGTCATTCAAAGGGTTCACCTCCTAAGGCAAACAGAAAAACAAAAAAAGGATCTCCTTGCGTTGAATGGATTTGTTAAAGATATCAATGAAAAAATGGATATTCATTTAATAATGAAGAAAATACATAACTATGTAAAAAACAATTTCGGAATTATGTATTATTCATTGTTAGTTGCTGATGGAGAAAAAAATTATTTAAGGTTTATGGAGATGGAAGTTCCTGAATATGTTACGGAATTCCAGAAAAAAAGAATCTATGAAATGAGATTGCCTCTGAAGGGTGCAGCAGGAGGCCACCAGATGGCACTGCGTAAGAAAAAACCGATTTATATACCGAATGATCTGGAAAAATTAGAAAGATTACTTACTGAAGAAGATAAATGGGTGGTTGATGTTTGTAAAATAACATCATTTCTTTTTATCCCAATGATTTTGAATGGAGAGGTAGTTGGTTTACTTGATTTATCTAATTCAGACAAATCGATGGATTTAACTGATGAAGATATCTCAAAACTATCTATCTTGGGAGAACAATTAGCGGGTATTATTTATGGTTCTGCTTTATTCCAAGAATTAGAGATTTCTAGAAATATTGCTGAGGAAGAAAGACGAAAAAACGAGAAGCTATTACTGAATATTTTGCCTGTTGATATTGCGGAGGAGCTGAAAGAAAAAGGAGCCACAGAACCAGTATTATACGAAAATGTGAGTGTTATGTTTACGGACTTTAAAGGGTTTACGCAAATCGCAGAAGTTTTATCTCCACAAGAACTGATCCGAGATTTGGATGCTTGTTTTGTTCAGTTTGATAAAATTACAGAAAGATACAAACTAGAGAAGCTGAAAACGATTGGGGATAGTTATATGTGTGCAGGTGGAATTCCTAAACGAAACCAAACGCATGCAATCGATTCTGTTCTTGCTGCTTTGGAGATCCAGGCCTTTATGAATCTAATGAAACAAATCAAAGCGGATCAAGGTTTGCCATTTTGGGAACTACGTTTAGGAATTCATTCAGGTCCGTTAGTTGCAGGGGTGATAGGAGAAAAAAAATTTGCTTATGATGTTTGGGGGGATACCGTGAACACCGCCTCTAGGATGGAATCTTCCGGGACTCCAGGAAAAATCAATGTGAGTGGTGAAACCTATGATATGATTAAAGACGTATTTGAATGCGAATACAGAGGAAAAGTTAATGCCAAAAACAAAGGAGAAGTGGAAATGTTTTACGTTCTAGGATTAAAAACGGAATTTTCCTTATCTGAGGACAAACGAACACCCAATGAAAATTTTTGGAAGTATTATGAAACATTAGCAGGGATGAGAGAACATGTCGCATAA
- a CDS encoding substrate-binding domain-containing protein, whose product MKLMFYEPGWYMKHIKLFIFSIFVLTSAVFSEKPELDSNRPKENAEIIVAVAANLKNPIEEIRTSFLRQNLKYKITIILCASGQLASQIRSGAPVDLFLSADMDFPETLYKEGFSKNQPKVYAKSGRIVRWSKTESGTYQVAYPET is encoded by the coding sequence ATGAAACTTATGTTTTATGAACCTGGTTGGTATATGAAACATATCAAATTATTTATATTTAGTATTTTTGTCTTAACAAGTGCAGTCTTTTCAGAAAAACCTGAATTGGATTCCAATCGTCCCAAAGAAAACGCAGAAATTATAGTCGCAGTTGCCGCAAATTTGAAAAATCCAATAGAAGAAATTCGGACCTCTTTTTTGAGACAAAACCTAAAATATAAGATAACTATTATTTTGTGTGCCTCAGGCCAACTCGCGAGTCAAATTCGAAGTGGTGCACCCGTCGATTTGTTTTTATCTGCTGATATGGATTTTCCAGAAACATTGTATAAAGAAGGTTTTAGTAAAAACCAACCCAAAGTTTATGCAAAAAGTGGAAGGATTGTCCGGTGGTCAAAAACAGAGAGTGGCACTTATCAGGTCGCTTATCCAGAAACCTAA
- a CDS encoding alpha/beta fold hydrolase encodes MKTFILLHGSYHGAWNWHKIIPLLQKLGHQAISIDMPGHGLDRKKIHAATLSDYVNKTVQVIQAVEGKVILLAHSRNGIVISRVAEKIPEKIEKLIYLASYLIPNGKSMMEYALLDRKSLVIQNTVPKISLKLASRLIKNYNGYKKTLIDLFLPKIYRTHRLSQHIFQEALYHDCPLEITELANVLLTPEPNLGGFEKLKLTEERYGKIPKIYIECLQDRAVTLFLQRKMQKDSPCDRVFQIDSSHSPFFSKPKELCEILNEIARK; translated from the coding sequence ATGAAAACATTTATTTTACTACATGGTTCTTACCACGGCGCTTGGAATTGGCATAAAATAATTCCGTTATTGCAAAAACTTGGACACCAAGCAATAAGCATTGATATGCCAGGGCATGGACTAGACAGAAAGAAAATACATGCCGCAACACTTAGTGACTATGTAAACAAAACAGTACAAGTGATCCAAGCAGTCGAAGGCAAAGTGATTTTACTTGCCCACAGTCGGAATGGAATTGTAATTTCTAGAGTTGCGGAAAAAATCCCAGAAAAAATTGAGAAATTAATTTACCTCGCATCCTATTTAATTCCAAACGGAAAATCTATGATGGAATATGCACTCCTTGATCGGAAGTCTTTAGTGATTCAAAACACAGTTCCAAAAATTTCCTTAAAACTCGCGAGTCGATTGATTAAAAATTATAATGGATATAAAAAAACATTGATCGATCTTTTTTTACCAAAAATATACAGAACCCATCGTTTGAGCCAACATATCTTCCAGGAAGCACTCTATCATGATTGCCCCCTAGAGATCACTGAGTTAGCCAATGTTTTACTCACACCAGAACCGAACTTGGGTGGATTCGAAAAATTGAAATTAACTGAAGAGCGTTATGGTAAAATTCCGAAGATATACATCGAATGTTTGCAAGACAGAGCGGTTACACTGTTTCTCCAAAGGAAGATGCAAAAAGATTCTCCCTGTGATCGGGTTTTTCAAATTGATTCCAGCCATTCACCTTTTTTTAGCAAACCAAAAGAATTATGTGAAATACTAAATGAAATTGCAAGGAAGTAA
- a CDS encoding tyrosine-type recombinase/integrase, with the protein MLKDKMVSDMIVHGYAKKTIRSYTMCMSRLARYFQKSPLDLQPIDIYNFFLNLRHSKKADSSLVIFYSAFLFFYSILNRKDMLELVPFPKRKRKVVAVFSQTEVKNFLGNCNSVCEKNIFTLLYSSGIRIGEVLNLQVNDIDFERKAIYIRSGKGGHGRYAILADKTSSLLKQYLEIYNPKSYLFFSQKGKNIPISPRTIQAAFQKIRNLSKIQKYATVHTLRHSFATHLLEDGYSLVYIQKLLGHADIKSTMIYLHVSPDSLLQITSPLEKIGNIRLGIFENQNQYGFQFR; encoded by the coding sequence ATGTTAAAAGATAAAATGGTTTCTGACATGATTGTGCATGGATATGCAAAAAAAACAATTCGAAGTTATACGATGTGTATGTCTAGGTTGGCAAGATACTTTCAAAAGTCGCCATTGGATTTACAACCAATTGATATATATAATTTTTTTCTTAATTTAAGACATTCAAAGAAAGCAGATTCTAGCTTGGTGATTTTTTATAGTGCATTTTTGTTTTTTTATTCAATTCTTAACCGAAAAGATATGTTGGAGTTAGTTCCTTTCCCAAAACGAAAACGTAAAGTTGTCGCTGTATTTAGCCAAACCGAAGTAAAAAATTTTCTTGGAAATTGTAATTCTGTATGTGAAAAAAACATTTTTACCTTATTGTATTCTTCTGGGATCCGTATTGGAGAAGTGCTTAACCTTCAAGTAAACGATATTGATTTTGAAAGAAAGGCAATTTATATTCGTTCGGGTAAAGGGGGCCACGGAAGGTATGCAATCTTAGCTGATAAAACTTCCTCACTTTTAAAACAATATTTAGAGATTTATAATCCAAAATCGTATTTGTTTTTTTCGCAAAAAGGTAAGAACATTCCCATCAGTCCTCGAACCATCCAAGCTGCATTTCAAAAAATTCGAAACTTGTCGAAAATACAAAAATACGCAACGGTACATACACTTAGACATTCGTTTGCCACCCATCTTTTGGAGGATGGTTATAGTTTGGTTTACATTCAAAAACTACTAGGCCATGCTGATATTAAAAGTACGATGATTTATTTGCATGTTAGTCCCGATTCTCTTTTGCAAATCACAAGTCCCCTTGAAAAAATCGGAAATATCAGATTGGGTATTTTTGAAAACCAAAACCAATATGGATTTCAATTTCGATAA
- a CDS encoding ankyrin repeat domain-containing protein translates to MNTDKILPQMNPFRGGLISIIRLFTPPLLAVFLIILVRYTSADVSWKRNLLAISFLCYYIAVSVLGTLRAASAVEDILGEEDIVEDKTSRMRRARHSVRVFFSLWLVGGVAILAGLYVGMSKNRWDMPIPLPSLQILSSVIWAILSSLLLQLMSFHRGLLLTKGGSTKGYIAQSISIYGFLILLFPIYFVLYAGNGKIVNIPYLIAFTLPTNLMLVYLIIKKYKSVLNILGENSELFFHPDSKSAAKSAFGVFFILFVLISLFFLDYSRRRKLLWIYSARENHIFLFQTLRLTGVDVNEVDEHKYTPLFWAIQGGTLSFVKSIVGDGANLEAVNEFGQTPLILAVLLQNESIVRELVSLGSDPNRADSLEGQTPLILAARDGNFEIVSFLLEKNANPSFKNKKGKTALDLARENGHLKIVELLKNR, encoded by the coding sequence ATGAATACAGATAAAATCCTTCCTCAGATGAATCCATTTCGCGGTGGCTTGATTTCTATCATTCGATTGTTTACTCCACCTTTGTTGGCAGTTTTTTTGATTATTTTGGTTCGTTATACGTCAGCTGATGTTTCTTGGAAACGTAACTTATTAGCAATTTCATTTCTTTGTTATTATATTGCTGTTTCTGTTTTGGGAACATTACGTGCTGCATCAGCAGTGGAAGATATCCTTGGAGAAGAAGATATTGTTGAAGATAAAACATCTCGAATGCGAAGAGCAAGGCATTCGGTTCGTGTTTTCTTTTCCCTTTGGCTTGTGGGTGGAGTTGCAATTCTTGCTGGCCTATATGTAGGTATGAGTAAAAATCGTTGGGACATGCCAATTCCGCTCCCTTCGTTACAGATTTTAAGTTCTGTCATTTGGGCGATTCTTTCTTCTCTTTTATTGCAATTAATGAGTTTTCATAGAGGACTTTTACTTACGAAAGGGGGTTCCACGAAAGGATACATAGCGCAAAGTATTAGTATTTATGGATTCCTGATTCTTTTGTTTCCAATCTATTTTGTTTTATATGCTGGGAATGGCAAAATTGTAAACATCCCTTACCTGATTGCGTTCACCTTGCCTACCAATCTAATGTTAGTCTATTTGATTATTAAAAAATACAAATCTGTTTTAAACATACTTGGTGAAAATTCAGAATTATTTTTTCATCCTGATTCCAAATCTGCCGCCAAAAGCGCATTCGGTGTTTTTTTTATACTTTTTGTTCTGATTAGTTTATTCTTTTTAGATTATTCCAGGAGAAGGAAATTACTTTGGATCTATTCCGCTAGAGAAAACCATATTTTCCTTTTTCAAACATTGCGTCTAACGGGAGTAGACGTAAATGAAGTTGATGAACATAAATATACTCCTCTTTTTTGGGCGATCCAAGGAGGGACACTTTCATTTGTAAAATCGATTGTTGGTGATGGCGCAAATTTGGAAGCAGTGAATGAGTTTGGACAAACTCCTTTAATTTTAGCTGTCTTACTACAAAATGAATCCATTGTGAGGGAACTGGTTTCTTTGGGATCTGATCCCAACCGAGCAGATTCATTGGAAGGTCAAACTCCTTTGATTTTGGCGGCCAGAGATGGAAATTTTGAAATTGTTTCATTCTTATTAGAAAAAAATGCAAATCCATCTTTTAAAAATAAAAAGGGGAAAACCGCTTTGGACTTAGCTCGGGAAAATGGACATCTTAAAATTGTTGAGTTGTTAAAGAACAGATAA